Proteins found in one Corynebacterium canis genomic segment:
- the smc gene encoding chromosome segregation protein SMC, translated as MHLKSLTLKGFKSFASATTLKFEPGICAVVGPNGSGKSNVVDALAWVMGEQGAKTLRGGKMEDVIFAGAGDRKPLGRAEVTLTIDNSDGALPIEYTEVSVTRRMFRDGASEYEINGSRARLMDIQELLSDSGIGREMHIIVGQGRLAQILESRPEERRAFIEEAAGVLKHRRRKEKAQRKLVGMQANLDRLTDLTEELKRQLKPLARQAEAAQRAATVQAELRDARLRLAGDRLVRLATERDDAHRLAERSAAQVAKLSEELEEHSRVQQGLESQLAQVTPEAEVAQALWFELSALAERIVATERIAQDRASAVVEVPYAGQDADALERRADRAEAEQANLDQAVEVARERLDAVREQVLEHEEIAREADREHMAQVRARADRREGVVRLVAAEESQTAQIEAVEADIARQTETLEASLARVDAAQLEARTMQERLQEMHYARTSLAARAETAQSESQAAAARLNELSARNREIETGIARLEARRETLIDSLPAADVGELLADTSAVVDAISVDEGYATAVSAALGAHAHALFVEDFDAEKLASAEVARTVVVAASPAASWRLEAQLPSGARWLLDVIRLDAGIVGPITRLLADVVVVPEVAQAQAVVVADPRLRAVTTNGELFGEGWMAFGRGAATAVEIGVDIARAAEALESLHEESVALSGTLEGATTAANEAQIAAASAQAALRDHDVECKSVGREARRAQAHVDAIQGERKRAMEHVQQATERLDQLKDQLAQIRDRLARVDQHADEEPSTEARDAAAATLSQLRAMEMEACLTLRTAEERAGVSRGQADNLRRQAAQERLNKARHEEQMERRRKQAKLAATVAECAAEIRVRVADATARAALSRDELVARRNHLQGLLSRANEEVNSRREQLGRLTDNAHATDIARHQAQVRIEEAEAKLTEQLGLPAEVIRRDYAPDETFDRAAETKRLRQAERDLAALGKVNPLALEEFTALEERYEYLAGQLADVQQARKDLSDVITEVDAKILQLFTEAWRDVEKQFPHVFATLFPGGEGRLVLTEPEDMLTTGIEVEARPPGKKVKRLSLLSGGEKSLTALAMLVAIFQARPSPFYVMDEVEAALDDVNLRRLLDLFRELRKDSQLIVITHQKPTMEVANVLYGVTMRGDGITQVMSQRMSPA; from the coding sequence GTGCATTTGAAATCGTTGACGCTCAAGGGTTTTAAGTCTTTTGCGTCTGCGACGACCCTGAAATTCGAGCCGGGTATTTGTGCGGTGGTGGGGCCGAACGGTTCGGGCAAGTCGAATGTGGTGGATGCGCTGGCTTGGGTGATGGGGGAGCAGGGCGCCAAGACTTTGCGCGGCGGCAAAATGGAGGACGTGATTTTCGCCGGGGCGGGGGATCGGAAACCGCTTGGCCGGGCCGAAGTGACGTTGACAATAGATAATTCTGACGGCGCATTGCCTATCGAATATACGGAGGTTTCCGTCACGCGCCGCATGTTCCGCGATGGCGCAAGTGAGTACGAAATTAATGGTTCCCGCGCCCGGCTTATGGATATTCAAGAGCTGCTTAGCGATTCCGGCATTGGCCGGGAAATGCACATCATCGTGGGGCAGGGACGTCTCGCACAAATATTGGAATCGCGCCCCGAGGAGCGTCGCGCCTTTATCGAGGAAGCTGCCGGCGTATTGAAGCATCGTCGCCGCAAGGAGAAGGCGCAGCGCAAACTCGTGGGCATGCAGGCCAACTTAGACCGGCTTACCGACCTTACCGAAGAGTTAAAACGCCAGCTCAAGCCCCTCGCGCGTCAGGCCGAGGCCGCGCAACGTGCCGCTACCGTCCAGGCCGAGCTTCGCGACGCCCGCCTCCGCCTCGCCGGGGACCGCTTAGTGCGTCTTGCTACCGAGCGTGACGACGCCCATCGCCTTGCCGAACGCAGCGCAGCTCAGGTGGCAAAACTCAGCGAAGAACTGGAAGAGCATAGCCGCGTGCAACAGGGTTTGGAGTCGCAATTGGCCCAGGTCACCCCAGAGGCCGAGGTTGCGCAAGCGTTGTGGTTTGAATTGTCCGCGCTTGCGGAACGCATCGTAGCAACCGAACGTATTGCCCAAGATCGCGCCAGCGCTGTGGTGGAGGTTCCATACGCCGGGCAAGATGCGGATGCGTTGGAGCGAAGGGCGGATCGCGCGGAGGCCGAACAGGCAAATTTAGATCAGGCTGTCGAGGTGGCTCGCGAACGCCTTGACGCCGTACGCGAACAGGTGTTGGAGCACGAGGAGATCGCACGGGAAGCCGATCGTGAGCACATGGCGCAGGTTCGGGCGCGTGCCGATCGGCGTGAGGGGGTGGTGCGTTTGGTCGCTGCGGAAGAATCTCAAACCGCCCAGATCGAGGCCGTTGAGGCGGATATCGCCCGCCAAACCGAGACTTTGGAAGCCTCCTTGGCGCGGGTGGATGCTGCGCAGCTTGAGGCGCGCACCATGCAAGAGCGGCTGCAGGAAATGCATTACGCTCGGACTTCGTTGGCGGCGCGCGCAGAAACCGCGCAATCGGAATCCCAAGCGGCCGCCGCGCGTTTGAACGAACTTTCGGCGCGGAATCGGGAGATTGAGACGGGCATTGCGCGCTTGGAAGCGCGCCGCGAAACGCTGATTGATTCACTCCCAGCGGCGGATGTTGGCGAATTGCTTGCGGATACCTCGGCCGTGGTCGATGCGATCAGCGTCGATGAGGGATATGCCACCGCCGTGTCTGCCGCATTGGGTGCCCACGCCCATGCGCTATTCGTAGAAGATTTCGATGCGGAAAAGCTCGCATCCGCGGAGGTGGCGCGGACGGTGGTGGTTGCGGCTTCGCCGGCCGCGAGTTGGCGTTTGGAGGCGCAATTACCCAGCGGGGCGCGTTGGCTGCTGGATGTTATTCGGCTTGATGCGGGGATCGTTGGTCCGATCACGCGTTTGCTTGCGGATGTGGTGGTGGTGCCGGAGGTCGCGCAGGCCCAGGCGGTGGTGGTTGCGGATCCGCGGCTGCGCGCTGTGACTACGAACGGCGAACTTTTTGGCGAAGGTTGGATGGCCTTTGGGCGGGGCGCGGCAACCGCCGTGGAAATCGGCGTGGATATCGCCCGAGCCGCCGAGGCGCTCGAAAGTTTGCATGAGGAGTCTGTGGCGCTTTCCGGAACGCTCGAAGGTGCCACCACGGCGGCCAACGAGGCGCAAATCGCGGCGGCCAGCGCGCAGGCGGCGCTGCGAGATCACGATGTGGAATGCAAATCGGTGGGGAGAGAGGCCCGCCGCGCGCAAGCTCATGTCGACGCCATTCAGGGCGAACGTAAGCGCGCGATGGAACACGTGCAGCAGGCGACGGAACGCCTGGACCAGCTAAAAGACCAATTGGCGCAGATTCGAGACCGGTTGGCGCGGGTGGATCAACATGCGGATGAGGAACCTTCCACTGAGGCTCGCGACGCGGCGGCGGCCACGCTGAGCCAGCTTCGCGCCATGGAAATGGAGGCGTGCCTGACGCTGCGCACGGCGGAGGAACGGGCTGGCGTGTCGCGCGGTCAGGCCGATAATCTGCGTAGGCAGGCCGCGCAAGAACGTTTGAATAAGGCGCGGCACGAAGAGCAGATGGAGCGCCGCCGCAAGCAGGCGAAACTCGCCGCAACCGTAGCCGAATGTGCGGCCGAAATCCGGGTTCGGGTGGCGGACGCGACCGCCCGTGCTGCGCTGTCCCGGGATGAATTGGTGGCGCGGCGCAACCACCTTCAAGGGTTATTGTCACGCGCGAACGAAGAGGTGAATTCGCGGCGCGAGCAATTGGGCAGACTAACCGATAATGCGCACGCCACGGACATTGCTAGGCACCAGGCGCAGGTGCGCATTGAGGAGGCGGAGGCGAAGCTTACCGAGCAATTGGGTCTGCCAGCGGAGGTGATCCGGCGCGATTACGCCCCCGATGAAACGTTCGATCGCGCGGCGGAAACCAAGCGATTGCGGCAAGCCGAACGGGATCTAGCGGCATTGGGTAAGGTGAATCCGCTCGCGCTGGAGGAATTCACCGCGCTGGAGGAGCGCTACGAATATTTGGCCGGGCAGCTCGCCGATGTGCAACAGGCAAGGAAAGACCTTTCGGATGTAATTACCGAGGTAGACGCGAAGATCTTGCAACTGTTCACGGAGGCTTGGCGCGACGTCGAAAAGCAATTTCCGCATGTGTTTGCGACGTTGTTCCCAGGTGGGGAAGGGCGATTGGTGCTGACGGAGCCGGAGGACATGCTCACCACCGGCATTGAGGTCGAGGCGCGTCCGCCGGGGAAAAAGGTCAAGCGCCTGTCACTGCTTTCCGGCGGCGAGAAATCGCTGACCGCGCTGGCCATGCTGGTGGCGATTTTCCAGGCGCGCCCGAGCCCGTTTTACGTCATGGATGAGGTCGAGGCGGCGCTCGATGACGTCAACCTTCGTCGGCTGCTGGACCTGTTTCGGGAGCTGCGGAAGGATTCGCAACTAATTGTGATTACGCACCAGAAACCGACGATGGAAGTGGCGAACGTGCTCTACGGTGTGACCATGCGCGGCGACGGTATCACCCAGGTGATGAGCCAGCGCATGAGCCCCGCTTAG
- a CDS encoding HAD-IA family hydrolase: MSNTAFLVQGRAVLLDMDGTLVDSTAVVEELWIEFAHEFGLDPDEILRFSHGRPSAATYKHFVPHLSAEERKRLEVARTEQEMIQLDGVVEIPGARAFIEQLRALQVPHALVTSAPLELARVRMAAAQVAVPDVVIPADQITKGKPDPQGYLKAAAALNVAPEDTVVFEDAAAGIAAGEAAGAQVVIVGNTLPYEETAHPRIADYRNLQVRRSGDGTVNIEAA; encoded by the coding sequence ATGTCCAATACAGCATTTCTTGTGCAAGGGCGGGCGGTTCTCCTCGACATGGACGGCACGCTGGTCGATTCCACCGCCGTGGTTGAAGAACTCTGGATTGAATTCGCCCATGAGTTCGGCCTCGATCCGGATGAAATCTTGCGATTTTCACACGGACGCCCCTCCGCCGCAACCTACAAACACTTCGTGCCGCACCTTTCCGCAGAAGAGCGCAAACGCCTCGAAGTAGCACGCACCGAGCAAGAAATGATCCAACTCGACGGCGTAGTGGAAATTCCCGGGGCGCGGGCATTTATCGAACAACTTCGCGCATTGCAGGTGCCACATGCGCTCGTCACCAGTGCGCCGCTGGAATTGGCGCGCGTGCGGATGGCGGCGGCGCAAGTAGCAGTACCCGATGTGGTGATTCCCGCTGATCAAATCACCAAAGGAAAACCTGACCCGCAGGGCTACCTCAAGGCGGCGGCCGCACTCAATGTAGCGCCGGAAGACACGGTGGTGTTTGAAGACGCCGCGGCAGGCATCGCGGCCGGCGAAGCTGCCGGTGCACAAGTGGTAATCGTGGGAAACACATTGCCTTACGAGGAAACCGCTCACCCGCGCATCGCGGATTATCGAAACCTGCAGGTGCGGCGTTCCGGCGACGGCACGGTGAACATTGAAGCGGCCTAG